The Mycolicibacterium hassiacum DSM 44199 genome includes a window with the following:
- a CDS encoding amidohydrolase family protein, giving the protein MTFSDGQLKFEESPDFPVVDLWLYEDLVWPIPRGMAQVGHTDELSAGSVNYDEIAPGCWQQKARLEDLAANHTDVSLSFPSFPRFCGQTFLERKDKELALLCVQAYNDWMIDEWCAGDGAGTLVPLTLIPLWDPQLAAAEVRRCAEKGSFAVAFSENPVPLGLPSVHGSHWDPFLEACEETQTVINMHIGSSSQMAITAPDAPLEAGMALTAENSVHAFVDWLTSGVFARRPGLKIALSEGQVGWMPFMMERLDSVWERSHFYGNRLREVLPEPPSSYIKGHVYGCVFDDVHGLKCRDVIGMSQIMFETDYPHSDSTFPRSREVAEKTAQEAGLNEQETYQLLRGNAIECFGLERFGITK; this is encoded by the coding sequence ATGACGTTCAGCGACGGGCAACTGAAGTTCGAGGAGTCACCCGACTTCCCGGTCGTCGACCTCTGGCTGTATGAGGACCTGGTGTGGCCGATCCCGCGTGGAATGGCGCAGGTAGGCCACACCGATGAGTTGTCGGCCGGTTCGGTGAACTACGACGAGATCGCGCCGGGGTGCTGGCAGCAGAAGGCGCGCCTTGAAGATCTGGCGGCGAACCACACGGATGTATCGCTGTCGTTCCCAAGCTTTCCGCGGTTCTGCGGGCAGACCTTCCTGGAACGCAAGGACAAGGAGCTGGCCCTGCTGTGCGTACAGGCCTACAACGACTGGATGATCGACGAATGGTGCGCCGGTGACGGCGCAGGGACCCTCGTTCCGTTGACTCTGATACCGCTGTGGGACCCACAGCTGGCCGCGGCCGAGGTCAGACGTTGCGCGGAAAAAGGATCGTTCGCGGTTGCGTTCTCGGAAAACCCGGTACCCCTGGGTCTTCCGAGCGTCCATGGGTCGCACTGGGATCCGTTCCTGGAGGCGTGCGAGGAAACCCAGACGGTGATCAACATGCACATCGGGTCCTCATCGCAGATGGCGATCACCGCCCCCGACGCCCCGCTCGAAGCGGGTATGGCCCTCACCGCGGAGAACTCCGTCCATGCGTTCGTCGACTGGCTGACGTCCGGGGTGTTCGCGCGGCGGCCCGGGTTGAAGATCGCCCTCTCCGAGGGCCAGGTCGGATGGATGCCGTTCATGATGGAGCGGCTGGACTCGGTGTGGGAACGGAGCCACTTCTACGGCAATCGGCTGCGTGAAGTCCTGCCGGAACCACCCAGCAGCTATATCAAGGGGCACGTCTACGGCTGTGTCTTCGACGACGTCCACGGCCTGAAGTGCCGCGACGTGATCGGTATGAGTCAGATCATGTTCGAGACCGACTACCCGCACAGCGACTCGACGTTCCCGCGCTCCCGTGAAGTGGCCGAGAAGACCGCCCAGGAGGCCGGCCTCAACGAACAGGAGACGTACCAGCTCTTGCGCGGCAACGCGATCGAGTGCTTCGGACTGGAAAGGTTCGGAATCACCAAGTGA
- a CDS encoding amidohydrolase family protein, with protein sequence MASPKYRLFSVDDHIIEPPNVWIDRVPSKYGDLIPHVIEEDGRQYWVWEGNKIPQMGLNAVAGKPQEEWNTEPVRFSDMIPGCYDPVERAKDMRSDGILASVCFPTLAGFGGRVLNNFSDKELASLLVRAYNDFILEEWCAAAPDLFVPMIIGQLWDPEAMAAEIRRCAELGARALTFPEGPVSLGLPSFFSDYWDPIFRACEETEVVVCMHIGSSGELTNPAPDGHFIIPIALGNLNAQAAMVTFAMSPIPRKFPNIKLAISEGGVGWIAAALERADRQFKKHRLHQHMDDLLPSEVWRRNIWGCMIDEPIGLKSRYDIGVDKILWECDYPHCDSTWPHSQKLVHEFLGELPEEEITAITHGNAEKLFRWKIGVGAV encoded by the coding sequence ATGGCTTCCCCGAAATACCGGTTGTTCAGCGTCGATGACCACATCATCGAGCCCCCGAACGTCTGGATCGACCGAGTGCCCAGCAAGTACGGCGATCTGATCCCACACGTCATAGAAGAGGACGGGCGTCAGTACTGGGTCTGGGAGGGCAACAAGATCCCGCAGATGGGCCTGAACGCCGTGGCCGGCAAACCGCAGGAGGAGTGGAACACCGAGCCGGTCCGGTTCTCGGACATGATCCCGGGCTGCTACGACCCCGTAGAGCGGGCGAAGGACATGCGCAGCGACGGCATTCTGGCGTCGGTGTGCTTCCCGACGCTGGCCGGTTTCGGCGGGCGGGTGCTCAACAACTTCAGCGACAAGGAACTGGCTTCGCTGCTGGTGCGTGCGTACAACGACTTCATTCTCGAGGAGTGGTGCGCGGCGGCCCCTGATCTGTTCGTTCCGATGATCATCGGCCAGCTGTGGGACCCCGAGGCCATGGCCGCCGAGATCCGGCGCTGTGCCGAACTCGGAGCGCGAGCGTTGACCTTCCCCGAGGGGCCCGTGTCGCTCGGGCTGCCGTCCTTCTTCAGCGATTACTGGGATCCGATCTTCCGCGCCTGCGAGGAGACCGAGGTGGTGGTGTGCATGCACATCGGTTCGAGCGGTGAGCTGACCAACCCCGCTCCGGACGGGCATTTCATCATCCCGATCGCACTGGGCAATCTCAATGCGCAGGCCGCCATGGTGACGTTCGCCATGTCGCCGATACCGCGGAAGTTCCCGAATATCAAGCTCGCCATCTCCGAAGGCGGCGTCGGGTGGATCGCTGCTGCACTGGAGCGCGCGGACCGCCAGTTCAAAAAGCACCGCCTGCATCAGCATATGGACGATCTGCTGCCCAGCGAGGTGTGGCGACGCAACATCTGGGGTTGCATGATCGACGAGCCGATCGGCCTTAAGTCCCGCTACGACATCGGCGTCGACAAGATCCTGTGGGAGTGCGACTACCCCCACTGTGACAGCACCTGGCCGCACAGTCAGAAGCTCGTGCACGAATTTCTGGGTGAGCTTCCCGAGGAGGAGATCACCGCGATCACCCATGGCAATGCCGAAAAGCTGTTCCGCTGGAAGATCGGCGTGGGTGCGGTCTGA
- a CDS encoding FadR/GntR family transcriptional regulator: MTSSPGRQNRQPSKHLAQAIVSQLVADIRASGWVDGMNLGSEAELIQRFGVGRNVLREATRILQQQGIARMQMGRGGGLVVTSPEATSTAHAIEMYLASRNVSSQHVLEAKREVELTCVRLAARRTNELWANRLRKAVALERETPSEKVREIGPNNVHIIIAEMTGNPALILFIEALIHLSATYVAQEAAEMRAHNTYAAHARIAEAVARGDEEAAVREMAAHLDQVAAEILGTDPDVK, encoded by the coding sequence ATGACCAGCTCGCCTGGACGACAGAACCGCCAACCCAGCAAACATCTGGCCCAGGCGATCGTCTCGCAACTGGTCGCCGATATCCGGGCATCGGGCTGGGTGGACGGCATGAACCTCGGCTCGGAGGCGGAGCTAATACAGCGCTTCGGGGTCGGGCGCAACGTGCTGCGGGAGGCGACGCGGATTCTCCAGCAGCAGGGAATCGCGCGGATGCAGATGGGACGCGGCGGTGGGCTGGTTGTGACCAGCCCGGAGGCCACATCAACCGCGCACGCGATCGAGATGTATCTCGCCAGCCGCAATGTCAGCAGTCAGCACGTTCTGGAAGCCAAACGCGAGGTGGAGTTGACCTGCGTGCGGCTGGCGGCGCGACGCACCAACGAGCTCTGGGCGAATCGGTTGCGCAAGGCGGTCGCCCTCGAGCGCGAAACGCCGAGTGAGAAGGTCCGCGAGATCGGCCCCAACAACGTGCACATCATCATCGCCGAGATGACCGGCAACCCCGCGCTGATCCTGTTCATCGAAGCGCTGATCCACCTCTCGGCTACCTACGTCGCGCAGGAAGCTGCGGAAATGCGCGCGCACAATACATATGCCGCACACGCCCGCATCGCGGAAGCCGTCGCCCGCGGCGACGAGGAGGCGGCGGTCCGGGAGATGGCAGCTCACCTCGATCAGGTCGCGGCCGAGATCCTCGGCACTGATCCGGACGTGAAATAG
- a CDS encoding CaiB/BaiF CoA transferase family protein, producing MVSVTGPLDGITVVDCSHGLAGPRATGMLADYGADVWWVEPPGGDPLRDVLRTEYAVFNRGKRAVQLDLKTEAGRDRLFDLLSTADVLLTSWRPGVAERLNLGWSSIHRAFPRLVYASITGFGEDGALAEVPGHEAIVQAYVGVTAEQVGLRPPPIYEGLPFASIGAAYLAVIGSLAALYRRLRDGRGRHVQTSLVDGALSYLAMMWGDADDANSAPPLAPGRIRLISRSFRCADDEYIGVHTGAVGAFGRLIRELGLADRVQVAEDGSDMMLPLTDEERKIVMEEVPAIFETQPRAVWLKRLLDADVAAIPELRPGEIFDEPQVRHNGMVVTIDDPVLGPLEQVAPAIRFDGLDRRPTVGAPRVGEHDAQLPAASGASGGAPADERDDDEPLLAGLRILDAGAYYAGPYSSRLLADLGADVIKLETTLGDQLRGIKRPFRSASAGKRAISVNLKDPDLHPARDSLIRWADVVMHNMRPGAAERVGLGYQQVRALNPNAVYLYAPGWGSTGPDAQRQSFAPLMSGYVGIGFEVAGQYNPPLWPVGNEDPGNGLTGAVGILAALLYRARAGRGLYVENPQLNATMTHAAHIVRRPDGTVLGALRLDPMQTGVGPLDRLYETSDGWICVVALTDAEIRRFEGVVGISILDDPRFATHDARIENGYELADAIADVLLRHSSEHWLNAFREAGVAAMIPKTENNNQAFHRDPVNHAIGRVAQVTDADGMNVREAAMLVRVSGAAVAPHRIAPELGAHTDEVLREHGYSEEKIAELRARGSIR from the coding sequence ATGGTCAGCGTGACGGGTCCGCTGGACGGGATCACCGTGGTCGACTGTTCACATGGGCTCGCCGGCCCGCGTGCCACGGGCATGCTCGCCGACTACGGAGCCGACGTCTGGTGGGTCGAGCCGCCCGGCGGCGATCCGCTGCGCGACGTGCTCAGGACCGAGTACGCGGTGTTCAACCGCGGCAAGCGGGCCGTGCAGCTGGACCTCAAGACCGAGGCGGGCCGAGACCGGCTGTTCGATCTGTTGTCGACCGCCGACGTGTTGCTGACCAGCTGGCGGCCCGGTGTCGCCGAACGCCTGAACCTCGGCTGGTCCAGCATCCACCGCGCGTTTCCCCGACTGGTGTACGCGTCGATCACCGGCTTCGGCGAGGACGGCGCCCTGGCGGAGGTTCCCGGCCACGAGGCGATCGTTCAGGCGTACGTGGGGGTCACCGCCGAACAGGTGGGGTTGCGTCCGCCGCCGATCTACGAGGGCCTGCCGTTCGCCAGCATCGGTGCGGCCTACCTCGCCGTCATCGGGTCGCTGGCCGCGCTGTACCGCCGGTTGCGGGACGGGCGCGGGCGCCACGTGCAGACCTCGCTGGTCGACGGGGCGCTGAGCTATCTCGCGATGATGTGGGGTGACGCCGACGATGCGAACAGCGCGCCCCCGCTGGCGCCGGGACGCATCCGGCTGATCTCGCGCTCGTTCCGGTGCGCCGACGACGAGTACATCGGTGTGCACACCGGAGCGGTGGGGGCGTTCGGCCGACTGATCCGTGAACTCGGACTCGCCGACCGGGTGCAGGTCGCCGAGGACGGGTCCGACATGATGCTGCCGCTGACCGACGAGGAGCGGAAGATCGTCATGGAGGAGGTCCCGGCGATCTTCGAAACCCAACCGCGGGCGGTGTGGTTGAAGCGGCTCCTCGACGCCGACGTGGCGGCGATTCCGGAGTTGCGGCCCGGCGAGATCTTCGACGAGCCGCAGGTGCGGCACAACGGCATGGTGGTCACGATCGACGACCCGGTGCTCGGACCGCTCGAGCAGGTGGCTCCGGCGATCCGATTCGACGGACTCGACCGTCGCCCGACCGTCGGGGCGCCGCGCGTCGGCGAACACGACGCGCAGCTCCCCGCGGCGTCAGGCGCATCGGGCGGCGCCCCGGCCGACGAACGCGACGATGACGAACCGTTGCTCGCCGGGCTGCGCATCCTCGACGCCGGTGCGTATTACGCCGGGCCGTACAGCTCGCGGCTGCTCGCCGATCTCGGCGCCGACGTCATCAAGCTGGAGACCACTCTGGGCGACCAGTTGCGCGGCATCAAGCGGCCGTTCCGCTCCGCCTCGGCGGGTAAGCGAGCGATCTCGGTGAATCTCAAGGACCCCGACCTGCACCCCGCGCGTGACAGCCTGATCAGGTGGGCCGATGTCGTGATGCACAACATGCGGCCGGGCGCGGCCGAGCGGGTCGGTCTCGGCTACCAGCAGGTGCGTGCGCTGAACCCGAACGCGGTCTATCTGTACGCCCCGGGCTGGGGTTCCACCGGCCCCGACGCGCAGCGGCAGTCGTTCGCCCCGTTGATGTCCGGATATGTGGGCATCGGTTTCGAGGTGGCGGGACAGTACAACCCCCCGCTGTGGCCGGTCGGCAACGAGGATCCCGGCAACGGACTCACCGGCGCGGTGGGAATCCTTGCCGCCCTGCTGTACCGGGCCCGCGCCGGACGCGGCCTGTACGTCGAGAACCCGCAACTGAACGCGACCATGACACACGCCGCGCACATCGTCCGCCGGCCCGACGGCACGGTGCTGGGAGCACTGCGGCTCGACCCGATGCAGACCGGTGTCGGCCCGCTCGACCGGCTCTACGAGACCAGCGACGGATGGATCTGCGTGGTGGCGCTGACCGATGCGGAGATCCGGCGGTTCGAGGGTGTGGTAGGGATTTCGATCCTCGACGATCCCCGGTTCGCCACCCACGACGCGCGCATTGAGAACGGCTACGAGCTTGCCGACGCGATCGCCGATGTGCTGTTGCGGCACAGTTCCGAGCACTGGCTGAACGCGTTCCGCGAGGCCGGTGTCGCGGCGATGATTCCGAAGACCGAGAACAACAATCAGGCGTTCCACCGCGACCCGGTCAACCATGCGATCGGCCGCGTCGCGCAGGTGACCGATGCCGACGGTATGAACGTCCGGGAAGCGGCGATGCTGGTGCGGGTCAGCGGTGCGGCGGTCGCTCCGCACCGGATCGCGCCCGAACTCGGCGCGCACACCGATGAAGTGCTGCGCGAACACGGCTACTCCGAGGAGAAGATCGCCGAACTGCGCGCCCGGGGTTCGATCCGCTAG